A single region of the Nocardioides sp. W7 genome encodes:
- a CDS encoding glycosyl hydrolase family 18 protein, giving the protein MRRAAAVLIVAALTTTPLPAYAGSAPEPVDGLTVTGYALPDLPRRVLARNVPGLSTLTVVGATITSDGRRLDPPPGDSVRLGRQARREGLRSELLLSNYSNRLGDFDTRAAGRLLRSRANVRRVARQLARAVAAGGWDGVNLDLEALRPAHGPGLVRLAAELQRRMPAERIVSIDVSARPSVQDYRRAGYRLAALARTVDVVQLMAYDQHGPAWSGPGPIGALGWQRRSLAALLTQVPRAQVDLGVGGYGYTWPRRGSGRTLTVAQARALVSADGARAVWVPRAGEWRARLSDGTVVWWSDGRSLELRRRLAGEIGLHGLAVWRIGSADTVP; this is encoded by the coding sequence ATGCGCCGTGCCGCCGCCGTCCTGATCGTCGCCGCGCTGACGACCACCCCGCTCCCGGCGTACGCCGGATCTGCTCCCGAGCCCGTCGACGGCCTCACGGTGACCGGGTACGCCCTCCCCGATCTGCCGCGCCGGGTGCTGGCGCGGAACGTGCCGGGGCTCAGCACGCTGACCGTCGTCGGCGCGACGATCACCTCGGACGGCAGGCGGCTCGACCCGCCGCCGGGCGACAGCGTGCGCCTCGGCCGCCAGGCTCGCCGGGAGGGGCTGCGCTCGGAGCTGCTGCTGAGCAACTACAGCAACCGGCTCGGCGACTTCGACACCCGCGCGGCCGGCCGGCTGCTGCGCAGCCGGGCCAACGTGCGCCGGGTCGCCCGCCAGCTGGCCCGGGCCGTCGCGGCGGGTGGCTGGGACGGCGTGAACCTCGATCTCGAGGCGCTCCGGCCGGCGCACGGTCCGGGCCTGGTCCGGCTGGCCGCCGAGCTGCAGCGGCGGATGCCGGCGGAGAGGATCGTGTCGATCGATGTCTCCGCCCGCCCCTCGGTGCAGGACTACCGCCGGGCCGGCTACCGGCTCGCCGCACTGGCCCGGACCGTCGACGTCGTCCAGCTGATGGCCTACGACCAGCACGGCCCGGCCTGGAGCGGCCCCGGGCCGATCGGCGCGCTGGGTTGGCAGCGCCGCTCGCTGGCGGCGCTGCTCACGCAGGTCCCGCGCGCGCAGGTGGACCTGGGCGTCGGCGGGTACGGCTACACGTGGCCGCGACGGGGCAGCGGGCGCACTCTGACCGTCGCCCAGGCGCGGGCTCTGGTCAGCGCGGACGGCGCTCGCGCGGTCTGGGTCCCCCGGGCCGGCGAGTGGCGGGCCCGGTTGTCCGACGGGACGGTCGTGTGGTGGTCCGACGGCCGCTCCCTGGAGCTGCGCCGCCGGCTCGCGGGCGAGATCGGACTTCACGGATTGGCGGTATGGCGGATCGGATCCGCCGACACGGTGCCCTGA
- a CDS encoding SMP-30/gluconolactonase/LRE family protein, protein MTFTVIPVPADGAEDVVVGTSGRDEGAVFTGTADGGIFRVSHDGSRIDRVAHTGGRPLGLELDLDGRLLVCDAHRGLLKVDTASGAVEAVTDSVRGKRMVFCNNAAVASDGTIWFSDSSTRFGIERWKDDFVQNTRTGRLLRLDPDGTVDVVIDELAFANGVALSQDEDFVCVAETGARTVVRRWLTGDRAGMRDLLCQDLPGYPDNISRGSDGLIWVTIASPRDPVVERLQTAPMPVRRAVTRIPERFQPKPKRTVRVQAYDDRGTLVHDHDVDTADYHMVTGVREHDGRVWMGSLHEPAIAVLQP, encoded by the coding sequence ATGACCTTCACCGTGATCCCCGTCCCCGCCGACGGCGCCGAGGACGTCGTGGTCGGCACCAGCGGCCGCGACGAGGGGGCCGTGTTCACCGGGACGGCCGACGGCGGGATCTTCCGGGTCAGCCACGACGGGTCGCGCATCGACCGGGTCGCCCACACCGGGGGCCGGCCGCTCGGCCTGGAGCTCGACCTGGACGGCCGGCTGCTGGTCTGCGACGCGCACCGCGGACTGCTCAAGGTCGACACCGCCAGCGGCGCGGTCGAGGCGGTCACCGACAGCGTGCGCGGGAAGCGGATGGTCTTCTGCAACAACGCGGCCGTCGCCTCCGACGGCACCATCTGGTTCAGCGACTCCTCGACCAGGTTCGGCATCGAGAGGTGGAAGGACGACTTCGTCCAGAACACCCGCACCGGCCGGCTGCTGCGCCTGGACCCCGACGGCACCGTCGACGTGGTCATCGACGAGCTGGCCTTCGCCAACGGGGTCGCCCTGAGCCAGGACGAGGACTTCGTGTGCGTGGCCGAGACCGGCGCCCGCACCGTCGTACGCCGGTGGCTGACCGGGGACCGGGCCGGGATGCGCGACCTGCTCTGCCAGGATCTGCCGGGCTACCCCGACAACATCTCCCGCGGCAGCGACGGCCTGATCTGGGTCACGATCGCCAGCCCGAGGGACCCGGTCGTGGAGCGCCTGCAGACCGCCCCGATGCCGGTGCGCCGGGCGGTCACCAGGATCCCCGAGCGGTTCCAGCCGAAGCCGAAGCGCACCGTCCGCGTCCAGGCGTACGACGACCGCGGCACGCTCGTGCACGACCACGACGTCGACACCGCCGACTACCACATGGTCACCGGAGTGCGGGAGCACGACGGCCGGGTCTGGATGGGCAGCCTGCACGAGCCCGCAATCGCCGTGCTTCAGCCCTAG
- the dxs gene encoding 1-deoxy-D-xylulose-5-phosphate synthase translates to MGLLESITSPRDLRGLTDDQLSALASEIRDLLVGTCSRTGGHLGPNLGVVELTLAIHRTFDSPRDRVVFDTGHQSYVHKLLTGRAGDFGTLRSEGGLSGYPSQVESEHDIVENSHASASLSYADGIAKAYAIRGEDRHTIAVIGDGALTGGMAWEALNNIAIAKDSKLVIVVNDNGRSYTPTIGGLATALTSLRTNPRYEQLLDLVKKRLNAVPGVGPAAYDALHAMKKGLKDALAPQGLFEDLGLKYVGPVDGHDLPAMEQVLAQAKRFGGPVIVHAITRKGFGYDAAERHEADQFHSPQPFDVETGEEKARGRIWTDVFADEMVHLGQRRQDVVAITAAMMHPVGLDHFQARFPKRTFDVGIAEQHAATSAAGLAMGGLHPVVAVYATFLNRAFDQVLMDVALHKCGVTFVLDRAGVTGDDGASHNGMWDLSFLQMVPGLRLAAPRDATRLRELLNEAVEVDDAPTVVRFPKGPPPADIPAVGRAGGADVLVRKGTKDVLVVAVGSMNEVAVDVADRLVAQGIGVTVVDPRWVKPVDPAIVELAREHRLVVSIEDNGRVGGCGAVLLQTLNDAGVTTPFRLHGIPQEFLGHAKRAAILERIGLTPQALARGIVEDMTSMAEDRSPVDAVRPV, encoded by the coding sequence ATGGGTCTTCTCGAGTCGATCACGAGCCCGCGCGATCTCCGCGGTCTCACCGACGACCAGCTGAGTGCCCTCGCCAGCGAGATCCGCGACCTGTTGGTGGGCACCTGCTCGCGCACCGGCGGGCACCTCGGCCCCAACCTCGGTGTGGTCGAGCTGACGCTGGCGATCCACCGCACGTTCGACTCCCCGCGCGACCGGGTCGTCTTCGACACCGGCCACCAGTCCTACGTCCACAAGCTGCTCACCGGTCGGGCCGGCGACTTCGGCACCCTGCGCAGCGAGGGCGGCCTGAGCGGCTACCCGAGCCAGGTCGAGTCCGAGCACGACATCGTCGAGAACTCCCACGCCTCCGCGTCGCTGAGCTACGCCGACGGCATCGCCAAGGCCTACGCCATCCGCGGCGAGGACCGGCACACGATCGCCGTGATCGGCGACGGCGCGCTCACCGGCGGGATGGCCTGGGAGGCGCTGAACAACATCGCGATCGCTAAGGACAGCAAGCTCGTCATCGTCGTCAACGACAACGGCCGCTCCTACACCCCGACGATCGGCGGCCTGGCCACCGCGCTCACCTCGTTGCGCACCAACCCCCGCTACGAGCAGCTCCTCGACCTGGTCAAGAAGCGGCTGAACGCCGTCCCCGGCGTCGGCCCGGCGGCGTACGACGCCCTGCACGCCATGAAGAAGGGCCTCAAGGACGCGCTGGCGCCGCAGGGCCTCTTCGAGGACCTCGGCCTGAAGTACGTCGGCCCCGTCGACGGCCACGACCTGCCCGCGATGGAGCAGGTGCTGGCGCAGGCCAAGCGGTTCGGCGGCCCGGTGATCGTGCACGCGATCACCCGCAAGGGTTTCGGGTACGACGCCGCGGAGCGGCACGAGGCAGACCAGTTCCACAGCCCGCAGCCCTTCGACGTCGAGACCGGCGAGGAGAAGGCCCGCGGGCGGATCTGGACCGACGTCTTCGCCGACGAGATGGTCCACCTCGGCCAGCGGCGACAGGACGTCGTCGCGATCACCGCGGCGATGATGCACCCGGTCGGGCTCGACCACTTCCAGGCGCGGTTCCCGAAGCGCACCTTCGACGTCGGCATCGCCGAGCAGCACGCCGCGACCTCCGCCGCCGGGCTCGCGATGGGCGGCCTGCACCCGGTGGTGGCGGTCTACGCGACCTTCCTCAACCGGGCCTTCGACCAGGTGCTGATGGACGTCGCGCTGCACAAGTGCGGCGTGACCTTCGTGCTCGACCGCGCGGGCGTCACGGGTGACGACGGCGCGAGCCACAACGGCATGTGGGACCTGTCGTTCCTCCAGATGGTGCCGGGCCTGCGGCTCGCCGCGCCCCGCGACGCCACCCGGCTGCGCGAGCTGCTCAACGAGGCCGTCGAGGTCGACGACGCACCGACCGTGGTCCGGTTCCCGAAGGGTCCGCCGCCGGCCGACATCCCGGCGGTCGGCCGCGCCGGCGGGGCCGACGTACTGGTCCGCAAGGGCACCAAGGACGTCCTGGTCGTGGCCGTCGGGTCGATGAACGAGGTCGCCGTCGACGTCGCCGACCGGCTGGTCGCGCAGGGCATCGGCGTGACGGTCGTCGACCCGCGGTGGGTCAAGCCGGTCGACCCGGCGATCGTCGAGCTGGCCCGCGAGCACCGGCTGGTCGTCAGCATCGAGGACAACGGCCGGGTCGGTGGCTGCGGCGCCGTACTCCTGCAGACCCTCAACGACGCCGGCGTCACCACGCCGTTCCGGCTGCACGGCATCCCGCAGGAGTTTTTGGGCCACGCGAAGCGGGCCGCGATCCTCGAGCGGATCGGCCTGACGCCGCAGGCCCTCGCGCGCGGCATCGTCGAGGACATGACCTCGATGGCCGAGGATCGTTCTCCCGTCGATGCCGTTCGCCCGGTCTGA
- a CDS encoding DUF1570 domain-containing protein, producing the protein MPFARSDLCVRAALAAALAVASAACTASSDDAEPAPSSSTSYAAAPDVVAGVQQALHRRARSVLASDAAAFDRGVRGTGEFREQQRTWFANLRQLPVGELSYTADPAALVREGDDYWVVVEEHLLLAGYDAVPVVTRDRYRFRSSARRPGRMVLTSVTDPAWEQQNDVRPQPWDLGPVEVRGGAGVLGVFDARSVPAAGPLLRSVERGIDAVAAEVPYDWSRSVVVYALSDPAYLGVIDDVPGGDPDDLDGVAFPVPASPGDETLAATRFALHPRMLDRAGAARDRLVRHELTHVALGPRDDHAPVWLSEGLAEYVSAQAMDPAERRVPERAIRAAEAGFDALPDDGAFTGEGTAASYALAWWACEYLVRSFDESVLWSLLDEVGSGEVDPDRLLLDWLEVRPARLARRAGELIVAEYGEPVPPAVPPSLSPPPVVTPVPPEATPTQTPSAPEVSPAR; encoded by the coding sequence ATGCCGTTCGCCCGGTCTGACCTCTGCGTTCGCGCCGCGCTGGCCGCGGCGCTGGCGGTCGCGTCCGCGGCCTGCACCGCGAGCTCCGACGACGCCGAGCCGGCCCCGTCGAGCAGCACGTCGTACGCCGCCGCTCCCGACGTGGTCGCCGGCGTCCAGCAGGCGCTGCACCGCCGCGCCCGCTCGGTCCTCGCCAGCGACGCGGCGGCCTTCGACCGCGGCGTCCGGGGCACCGGGGAGTTCCGCGAGCAGCAGCGCACCTGGTTCGCCAACCTGCGTCAGCTGCCCGTCGGGGAGCTGAGCTACACCGCCGACCCGGCGGCGCTGGTGCGTGAGGGCGACGACTACTGGGTGGTGGTCGAGGAGCACCTGCTGCTGGCCGGGTACGACGCCGTCCCCGTCGTCACCCGCGACCGCTACCGGTTCCGCTCCAGCGCGCGGCGGCCCGGCCGGATGGTCCTCACCTCGGTGACCGACCCGGCCTGGGAGCAGCAGAACGACGTCCGTCCGCAGCCGTGGGACCTCGGTCCGGTCGAGGTGCGCGGTGGTGCCGGCGTGCTCGGGGTGTTCGACGCCCGCAGCGTGCCCGCCGCCGGTCCGCTGCTGCGCTCGGTCGAGCGCGGGATCGACGCGGTCGCGGCGGAGGTGCCCTACGACTGGTCCCGCTCGGTCGTCGTCTACGCGCTCTCGGACCCGGCCTACCTCGGGGTCATCGACGACGTGCCCGGCGGGGACCCCGACGACCTCGACGGGGTGGCCTTCCCGGTGCCGGCCTCGCCGGGCGACGAGACGCTGGCCGCGACCCGGTTCGCCCTGCACCCCCGGATGCTCGATCGCGCCGGTGCCGCCCGCGACCGGCTGGTGCGGCACGAGCTCACCCACGTCGCGCTGGGGCCGCGGGACGACCACGCGCCGGTGTGGCTGAGCGAGGGGCTCGCCGAGTACGTCTCCGCCCAGGCGATGGACCCCGCCGAGCGCCGGGTCCCCGAGCGGGCGATCCGGGCCGCGGAGGCGGGCTTCGACGCGCTGCCGGACGACGGGGCGTTCACCGGCGAGGGGACGGCCGCCAGCTACGCACTCGCCTGGTGGGCGTGCGAGTACCTCGTCCGCAGCTTCGACGAGTCCGTGCTGTGGAGCCTGCTCGACGAGGTCGGCTCCGGGGAGGTCGACCCGGACCGGCTGCTGCTCGACTGGCTCGAGGTGCGGCCGGCCCGCCTGGCCCGCCGGGCCGGCGAGCTGATCGTCGCCGAGTACGGCGAGCCGGTGCCGCCCGCCGTACCGCCCTCCCTGTCGCCGCCGCCGGTGGTGACTCCGGTGCCTCCGGAGGCGACCCCGACCCAGACGCCGTCCGCCCCCGAGGTCAGCCCGGCACGCTGA
- a CDS encoding alpha/beta hydrolase yields the protein MDAEQSPAPDTIVLVHGLWVTPRSWEHWVTHYEARGYTVLTPAYPGFEVEVEALRADPSIIAECDITATIDHLADVVRSVPKAPIIMGHSFGGALTQMLLHRGLGAAGVAINSAPTEGVRTNPPSQLKALWPALNNPAKRHQAAGFTEKQFHYAFTNTLDEEAAKAAYDRYAIAAPGRWVWDYGLIANFKPGHQETWVDYRNPDRAPLLFISGTADHIMPPAVNRSNAKKYAKSEVPAEYIELEGRSHWTCAEPGWEQVADTALEWALAHARQLSVPG from the coding sequence ATGGACGCCGAGCAGAGCCCTGCCCCGGACACGATCGTGCTCGTCCACGGACTGTGGGTCACGCCCCGCAGCTGGGAGCACTGGGTCACCCACTACGAGGCCCGGGGCTACACGGTCCTGACCCCTGCGTACCCCGGCTTCGAGGTCGAGGTCGAGGCGCTGCGCGCCGATCCGTCCATCATCGCCGAGTGCGACATCACCGCGACCATCGATCACCTCGCCGACGTCGTCCGGTCGGTCCCGAAGGCGCCGATCATCATGGGCCACTCGTTCGGCGGTGCGCTCACCCAGATGCTGCTGCACCGCGGGCTCGGCGCGGCCGGCGTCGCGATCAACTCGGCCCCGACCGAGGGGGTGCGCACCAACCCGCCGTCCCAGCTGAAGGCGCTATGGCCGGCGCTGAACAACCCGGCGAAGCGGCACCAGGCTGCGGGGTTCACCGAGAAGCAGTTCCACTACGCCTTCACCAACACCCTCGACGAGGAGGCCGCGAAGGCGGCGTACGACCGCTACGCCATCGCCGCACCGGGACGCTGGGTCTGGGACTACGGACTGATCGCCAACTTCAAGCCCGGTCACCAGGAGACCTGGGTCGACTACCGAAACCCCGACCGGGCGCCGCTGCTGTTCATCAGCGGCACCGCCGACCACATCATGCCGCCGGCGGTGAACCGGTCGAACGCCAAGAAGTACGCCAAGTCCGAGGTGCCGGCGGAGTACATCGAGCTGGAGGGCCGGTCGCACTGGACGTGCGCGGAGCCCGGGTGGGAGCAGGTCGCCGACACCGCGCTGGAGTGGGCGCTCGCGCACGCCCGGCAGCTCAGCGTGCCGGGCTGA
- a CDS encoding AraC family transcriptional regulator, whose protein sequence is MPVLLDTAELDVRERAEAFRTTMLVMTGSTRVDLEHEEQGTAARMELTPVGPVQLFSTWSTGVGMTRGSRAARQDFPEYVAVAVHEQGTGRYDAGPLQRRVFPGELMVVDLTRPYSFAWSGIGSSSSMQVSTADLGLSPEVIARASTRLPSSPLYGTLVHHLRDLSRHAETIGSSPAAVDAGIASLHLLRALLAGAAAGGRAPVEVTETTLADQVRAYVAQHLRDPDLGADRVAAALAVSRRQLFRACQAAGFSLEQYVIERRLEGARAELAHSRRGVARVAHGWGFKDATHFARRFRTAYGLLPGEWQQAVGVRDGPG, encoded by the coding sequence ATGCCGGTGCTGCTCGACACCGCCGAGCTGGACGTGCGCGAGCGCGCCGAGGCGTTCCGCACGACGATGCTGGTGATGACCGGCTCGACCCGGGTCGACCTGGAGCACGAGGAGCAGGGCACGGCCGCGCGGATGGAGCTGACGCCCGTCGGACCGGTCCAGCTGTTCAGCACCTGGAGCACCGGGGTGGGGATGACCCGCGGCTCGCGAGCCGCCCGTCAGGACTTCCCGGAGTACGTCGCGGTCGCCGTGCACGAGCAGGGCACCGGGAGGTACGACGCGGGCCCGTTGCAGCGGCGGGTCTTCCCCGGCGAGCTGATGGTCGTCGACCTGACCCGGCCGTACTCCTTCGCCTGGAGCGGGATCGGCTCGTCGAGCTCGATGCAGGTCTCGACGGCCGACCTGGGACTGTCGCCCGAGGTGATCGCCCGGGCCTCGACCCGGCTCCCGAGCAGCCCGCTCTACGGCACCCTGGTCCACCACCTGCGCGACCTGAGCAGGCACGCGGAGACGATCGGCTCCTCGCCGGCCGCGGTCGACGCGGGGATCGCGAGCCTGCACCTGCTGCGCGCGCTGCTCGCGGGCGCGGCCGCCGGCGGCCGGGCACCGGTCGAGGTCACCGAGACCACGCTGGCCGACCAGGTGCGGGCCTACGTCGCCCAGCACCTGCGCGACCCCGACCTGGGCGCCGACCGGGTCGCCGCGGCGCTGGCGGTGTCGCGCCGCCAGCTCTTCCGGGCCTGCCAGGCGGCCGGGTTCAGCCTGGAGCAGTACGTCATCGAGCGGCGCCTGGAGGGCGCCCGCGCCGAGCTCGCCCACTCCCGGCGCGGGGTCGCCCGGGTGGCGCACGGGTGGGGCTTCAAGGACGCGACGCACTTCGCGCGCCGCTTCCGCACGGCCTACGGCCTGCTGCCCGGGGAGTGGCAGCAGGCCGTCGGCGTACGGGACGGGCCGGGGTGA
- a CDS encoding histidine kinase, with the protein MNPARPGWSAAPVAYVVAVLALLPVALCLPLDLVNEPADRARALMGWGTFSALVGAVGAGTAVPVLARHPRHPVAWVIALTGLLWAFDGLAESWSAYGMAHTPYLPLSGFAVWVVAQLGSFLMVGLPLVLVLYPTGRLVPGRWRPVSLGVVAMACAMPVLLIFAPVDALEGDGFPMPLDTGMPQLPIDGDVYIVLLTVARTLTLLSIPVAVAVLFARQRRASGRERLQLRWLLWAAMTCLVVFAIAIVLHNGWIVTIALVVAFAVTGASIAIGILDPERWDVDALLAATVVWSAVAGIVIVLDLALLALLDGVLGERLSEKDATLLVLLLAVTIYGPLRTWAGAVVRRVLVGRRGDRYAVVTELAARLEEYGDVRRQLPALAAELAEAFKLGFVRVEVFRHGGGTIEATHGTAPGETREVPIRYGADEVGLLELPARGVRSMLSKRDQALLFDVVRQAAMAVRSSRLAEDLQASREQLVLAREEDRRRIRRDLHDGLGPALGGVAMRLDAAGNALDRDPETSRRLLAQSRQEITDALADVRRLVHGLRPPALDDLGLLAALRQQAERLSSSALTAAVEAEDLPPLPAAVEVAAYRIASEALANTARHAGAGRAVVRLAVVPGALLVEVTDDGTGIAPEVTAGVGLRSIRERADELGGRTEITCPPGGGTRVRAWLPLSLVVEETRIEEMA; encoded by the coding sequence GTGAACCCCGCCCGACCAGGATGGAGCGCTGCTCCGGTGGCGTACGTCGTCGCCGTGCTCGCGCTGCTCCCGGTCGCGCTGTGCCTGCCCCTGGACCTCGTCAACGAGCCCGCCGACCGGGCCCGGGCCCTGATGGGGTGGGGCACCTTCTCCGCCCTGGTCGGGGCGGTCGGCGCCGGCACGGCCGTCCCCGTCCTGGCCCGCCACCCGCGGCATCCGGTGGCCTGGGTGATCGCCCTGACCGGGCTGCTGTGGGCCTTCGATGGGCTCGCCGAGTCGTGGTCGGCGTACGGGATGGCGCACACGCCGTACCTGCCGCTGAGCGGGTTCGCCGTCTGGGTGGTCGCCCAGCTGGGGTCGTTCCTGATGGTCGGGCTGCCGCTGGTGCTGGTGCTCTACCCGACCGGCCGGCTGGTGCCGGGCCGGTGGCGCCCGGTCAGCCTCGGCGTCGTCGCGATGGCCTGCGCGATGCCGGTGCTGCTGATCTTCGCACCGGTGGACGCCCTGGAGGGCGACGGCTTCCCGATGCCCCTGGACACGGGGATGCCGCAGCTGCCGATCGACGGCGACGTCTACATCGTCCTGCTGACCGTCGCCCGCACCCTGACCCTGCTGTCCATCCCGGTCGCCGTGGCGGTGCTCTTCGCCCGTCAGCGCCGCGCCTCGGGCCGGGAGCGGCTGCAGCTGCGCTGGCTGCTGTGGGCCGCGATGACCTGCCTGGTCGTCTTCGCGATCGCGATCGTGCTGCACAACGGCTGGATCGTGACCATCGCCCTGGTGGTCGCGTTCGCGGTGACGGGCGCCTCGATCGCCATCGGCATCCTCGACCCGGAGCGCTGGGACGTGGACGCGCTGCTCGCCGCCACGGTCGTGTGGTCCGCGGTCGCCGGGATCGTGATCGTGCTCGACCTGGCCCTGCTCGCGCTGCTCGACGGCGTGCTGGGGGAGCGGCTCTCCGAGAAGGACGCCACGCTGCTGGTGCTGCTCCTCGCGGTCACGATCTACGGGCCGCTGCGCACCTGGGCCGGCGCCGTCGTACGACGCGTGCTCGTCGGGCGCCGCGGCGACCGCTACGCCGTGGTGACCGAGCTCGCCGCCCGCCTCGAGGAGTACGGCGACGTACGCCGCCAGCTGCCGGCGCTCGCCGCCGAGCTCGCGGAGGCGTTCAAGCTGGGCTTCGTGCGGGTCGAGGTGTTCCGGCACGGCGGCGGCACCATCGAGGCCACGCACGGCACGGCGCCCGGCGAGACCCGCGAGGTGCCGATCCGCTACGGAGCCGATGAGGTCGGGCTGCTGGAGCTGCCCGCGCGCGGCGTCCGCTCGATGCTCTCCAAGCGCGACCAGGCGCTGCTCTTCGACGTAGTGCGGCAGGCGGCGATGGCGGTCCGCAGCAGCCGGCTGGCCGAGGACCTGCAGGCCTCCCGCGAGCAGCTCGTGCTGGCCCGCGAGGAGGACCGGCGACGGATCCGCCGCGACCTGCACGACGGGCTGGGTCCGGCGCTGGGCGGCGTGGCGATGCGCCTGGACGCCGCCGGCAACGCCCTGGACCGCGACCCGGAGACCAGCCGCCGGCTGCTGGCCCAGTCGCGGCAGGAGATCACCGACGCGCTCGCCGACGTACGACGGCTCGTGCACGGGCTGCGCCCGCCGGCACTCGACGACCTGGGCCTGCTCGCCGCGCTGCGCCAGCAGGCGGAGCGGCTGAGCTCGAGCGCACTGACCGCGGCCGTCGAGGCCGAGGACCTGCCGCCGCTACCCGCTGCCGTCGAGGTGGCGGCCTACCGGATCGCCTCGGAGGCGCTCGCCAACACCGCCCGGCACGCGGGCGCCGGGCGCGCCGTCGTCCGGCTGGCGGTGGTGCCGGGCGCCCTGCTCGTCGAGGTCACCGACGACGGCACCGGGATCGCGCCCGAGGTCACGGCGGGGGTGGGCCTGCGCTCCATCCGCGAGCGGGCCGACGAGCTCGGGGGTCGCACGGAGATCACCTGTCCGCCCGGGGGCGGCACCCGGGTGCGCGCCTGGCTGCCGCTGAGCCTGGTGGTCGAGGAGACCAGGATCGAGGAGATGGCATGA
- a CDS encoding response regulator transcription factor: MSETSGPVRVLIADDHPVFRDGLASLLGTQPSVTVVGTAADGAEAVTLAVEHRPDVVVMDLQMPQMNGIEATRRLGTELPETRVLVFTMGEEDGTVLAAMRAGARGYLVKGASQDEVARAISTVHAGGLVFGASLAARISDLLSGSSTPDRSAFPQLTERELEILDLIAAGRNNAQIAAELYLAPKTVRNNVSNILAKLQATDRADVIIRAREAGLGGA; the protein is encoded by the coding sequence ATGAGCGAGACGAGCGGGCCCGTTCGGGTGCTGATCGCCGACGACCACCCGGTCTTCCGCGACGGGCTGGCCTCGCTGCTGGGCACCCAGCCGTCGGTGACGGTGGTCGGCACCGCGGCCGACGGCGCGGAGGCGGTGACCCTCGCGGTCGAGCACCGCCCGGACGTGGTCGTGATGGACCTGCAGATGCCCCAGATGAACGGCATCGAGGCGACCCGGCGGCTCGGTACGGAGCTGCCGGAGACCCGGGTCCTGGTGTTCACGATGGGCGAGGAGGACGGCACCGTGCTGGCCGCGATGCGGGCCGGTGCCCGGGGTTACCTCGTCAAGGGCGCCAGCCAGGACGAGGTGGCCCGGGCCATCTCGACGGTGCACGCGGGCGGCCTCGTGTTCGGGGCCTCCCTGGCGGCCCGGATCTCCGATCTGCTCTCGGGATCGTCGACCCCGGACCGCTCGGCGTTCCCGCAGTTGACCGAGCGGGAGCTGGAGATCCTCGACCTGATCGCGGCGGGCCGCAACAACGCCCAGATCGCCGCCGAGCTCTACCTCGCGCCGAAGACGGTGCGCAACAACGTCTCGAACATCCTCGCGAAGCTGCAGGCCACCGACCGGGCCGACGTGATCATCCGCGCCCGGGAGGCCGGCCTCGGCGGCGCCTGA